A DNA window from Etheostoma spectabile isolate EspeVRDwgs_2016 chromosome 22, UIUC_Espe_1.0, whole genome shotgun sequence contains the following coding sequences:
- the smchd1 gene encoding structural maintenance of chromosomes flexible hinge domain-containing protein 1 (The sequence of the model RefSeq protein was modified relative to this genomic sequence to represent the inferred CDS: added 101 bases not found in genome assembly) translates to MEEETVRRRIRVYDRRSENEQQVKGKVLETSGLDFNGFLELLHRKFAITKHETFVLVTTDRTVLDFDKFEKLQDDSTLHLLQREDQALAVATEEPITFKPHYNTLIKSGMYEYYASAGQKPLPYALAELIDNSISATAKNTGVRMIEIRMMFDETLGKPAVIVLDNGCGMTSKQLKNWAVYRLSKFNRENDTFGSRQDGYVRPDLVPRSVNSDISYFGVGGKQAAFYIGDSARMITKPVGSPDVHELVLSKEDFERKERNQEDIYSGTIKNRKVGDSSHVNKDDERFLHSLIAEEYAKESFTAVIIMGVLPEHITFLKDDFAAWPRQLAHIFHYYIHGANGKEMGSSTTNSDHLPNIDIQITMREKPPRCPRAINLREVENDMQTLYINTAADTFEFMAYTKQNTGTVEGIIRYHPFLYDKETYPEDPDAATAFLDYDDDDEEESGVLHQARGKKPIFNCFWNGRLIPYTTVSEFDWCSQSKGAKELAECYSRVSGVLFTDDTFMVTTNKLTFMELELMLKNKDTIFTRIVNGQKQRGNIQKEFTQWLKNCHEKWDKQIKFVDYMETITRTEVPVKRDQYPWSTFSSIEWDGKIYKTGQIVKSQRTLPIMYGSVVRFLLYGQHDGDVFATGGLVEVALEPKAFHDKIKTIAISKIDKSATDEAIQKNIAKDSAKLPDILKVGWPEGKPWPQNAARMAGTPLGPLKIEILNKKGESLSKMPAVGQGAGKKLIVELKIFQHGPKGNQEVVCFVAQHSPKWGFWFKKIEKLADLGKYTLSLNTMLFENNATVFGGRKLPSYKLNFTIIEGSAETFVIGAMSPSLYVGVPFNIPLLLKDGYDHSAKPPPNLEPVLTCSGLDLSYDKVDSIGTTFTIIGVKARGKVLNYQQSKTYELRVTLPGLKEDTQAIPISLLPGNAHAIHVTPDDNPITVQNGNPVMFNVEIHDEAGNITVHPKQIVRCQVEGYPLVTTDCSTTGAGQLVTKPINLKMIKGEPQNIKVHFEMSSQKKKKIAMVVRDLKVVPSTRVSRMELYSEGDENLMLRNDEKIKWLAGGLLENLFYKLYDEAGKEVPLTAAIASRIKVNWTVDVNLKDLLHGKLPAVQVPTQVQESRFYQVSYHDQSVSVSFNIAPCPDEPVRLKATLPQSTLKLGEILPGHINLELVDQYDNATKTLTSTCKNHVTVEAEGLDKSSVVFKWQENSSSILVTGVRFQSGTPGRREMCFTYKSYVECIIVKVVAGVPAELKLFSGPEQPLQVLNDQGIATPFLVQLCDEWGNPTTDQRVVVQLTSSPQTLKVTTAVTSQPVNAEGKASFTVNRLSGPKGYYQLVFKGSLNQKPIPGPSVNLTVIPDSTKPVSLSVEYDTNATFPAGGILPVFSVTVVSDEGGPITTFKPAAISMFLWKGVPSVKTPPQTAIELKCSKPMENERNDQFHFRDKEIPEHVGKHSIQFLLRINKTNILYSDQIAILVVANQPAKLAPDSQPPTPVVSYSKVIANRTLVENMTLRIMDSYGNPAGQDLNGMVVVSIKNPSGEGNKSLPLFESKTNSFQINLVEGKVHITRLAIMENSPGENGSTYVLLFNPEVSMVPTALAPFELPFRFLNDAENQRKMYALSRKKDELTTAVAKYTDIFSTYNALLDLLSSHHRGATKKEADIRNELQRRNVEIAETIPDIDRLLNQKKMEVRRLLQTPRRVCSLRDPFCEQQDVLGMVGHLALVQDNDAARVISWHIRGDMDCVITKTTAAALKLHDDTGGNQQVMALDSVYVTPGNRTLPHIRNGRKLFDPPGNPVFARDLLIYPREQESCNTAFKSILGETILIDDLKSGTSYRKEVIQYKMPCPTILTRQGERILGKGKFGGAQNKAPVNNTIVFGAPLPQHYYTLNEHIDLISQHRLALEKRDLTAKAREDHLKNMQSPDILQKHQEMKEKKKHLEEIERQLVSTPVRPVKRSLAGEPSSTNAKRAK, encoded by the exons CTTCAATGGCTTTCTTGAACTTCTGCACCGG AAATTTGCAATCACAAAACATGAAACATTTGTGTTGGTCACGACAGACAGAACAGTCCTGGATTTTGACAAATTTG AGAAGCTTCAGGATGACAGCACCCTCCACTTGTTGCAACGGGAGGACCAAGCTCTGGCAGTGGCAACAGAGGAGCCCATCACGTTTAAGCCTCATTATAATACATTGATCAAGAGTGGCATGTATGAGTACTACGCTAGTGCGGGCCAGAAACCATTGC cATACGCACTTGCTGAGCTGATAGACAACTCTATTTCAGCCACTGCTAAAAACACAGGAGTGAGGATGATAGAAATAAGGATG ATGTTTGATGAAACTCTTGGGAAACCTGCAGTGATTGTCTTAGATAATGGGTGCGGGATGACCTCTAAACAGCTCAAAAACTGGGCAGTGTACAGACTCTCTAAATTTAACAGGGAAAACGACACATTTGGAAG TAGGCAAGATGGGTATGTCCGGCCTGATCTTGTCCCTCGTAGTGTTAACAGTGATATATCCTACTTTGGAGTTGGAGGAAAACAGGCTGCTTTCTACATCGGCGACTCAGCCAGG ATGATCACTAAACCAGTTGGCTCCCCCGATGTTCATGAGCTAGTTCTATCCAAGGAGGACtttgagagaaaagaaagaaaccaaGAAGATATTTACAGTGGGACCATAAAAAACAGGAAG GTTGGTGACTCTTCACATGTGAATAAAGATGATGAGCGCTTCCTCCATTCCCTCATCGCTGAAGAATATGCAAAGGAAAGCTTCACAGCCGTGATCATTATGGGAGTCTTGCCCGAGCATATAACTTTTCTGAAAGACGATTTTGCAGCATGGCCCAGACAGCTAGC GCACATATTTCACTACTACATTCATGGAGCCAATGGAAAGGAAATGGGTAGCAGCACTACAAATTCAGATCATCTCCCTAACATTGACATTCAG ATCACTATGCGTGAGAAGCCTCCCAGATGTCCCCGTGCAATAAATCTTAGGGAAGttgagaatgacatgcagactCTGTACATAAATACTGCTGCAGACACATTTGAGTTTATGGCCTACACTAAACAAAACACTGGCACGGTGGAGGGAATCATTCGGTATCATCCCTTCCTTTATGACAAGGAGACTTACCCGGAAGACCCTGATGCTGCCACAG CCTTTCTTGATTATGATGATGACGACGAGGAGGAGTCTGGAGTCCTGCATCAGGCAAGAGGGAAAAAGCCAATATTTAACTGTTTCTGGAATGGACGGCTCATACCTTACACCACAGTGTCTGA ATTTGACTGGTGTAGTCAGAGTAAAGGAGCAAAGGAGCTTGCAGAGTGTTACAGTCGGGTGTCAGGGGTGCTTTTCACTGATGACACGTTTATggtcaccacaaacaaactcacCTTCATGGAGCTGGAGCTGATGCTGAAGAACAAGGACACTATCTTCACACGAATTGTTAATGGACAG AAACAAAGAGGAAACATTCAGAAGGAGTTTACACAGTGGCTCAAAAACTGTCACGAGAAGTGGGACAAGCAAATAAAGTTTGTGGACTATATGGAGACCATAACAAGAACAGAGGTGCCTGTAAAGAGAGATCAGTATCCCTGGTCGACATTCTCCTCAATTGAATGGGACggcaaaatctacaaaacaggCCAAATT gTGAAGTCTCAGAGAACACTGCCCATTATGTATGGTAGCGTGGTTCGTTTTTTGCTGTATGGACAACATGACGGAGATGTCTTTGCCACAGGGGGACTGGTCGAAGTGGCTCTG GAACCCAAAGCATTTCACGACAAGATCAAGACCATAGCCATTTCCAAGATTGACAAGAGCGCTACTGATGAAGCCATCCAGAAAAACATCGCCAAAGATTCCGCCAA GCTTCCAGACATTCTGAAAGTGGGCTGGCCAGAAGGTAAACCCTGGCCACAGAATGCTGCTCGTATGGCTGGGACTCCGCTCG GGCCACTCAAAATCGAAATACTAAACAAGAAGGGAGAGTCTTTATCCAAGATGCCAGCAGTGGGCCAGGGAGCTGGGAAAAAACTGATTGTTGAACTCAAAATCTTTCAGCACg GTCCTAAAGGAAATCAAGAGGTTGTCTGTTTTGTTGCCCAACATTCACCAAAGTGGGGTTTCTGGTTCAAAAAAATTG AGAAACTGGCCGACCTAGGGAAGTATACTTTATCCCTGAACACTATGTTATTTGAAAATAATGCTACCGTCTTTGGAGGGCGAAAGCTTCCAAGCTACAAACTCAACTTCACAATCATTG aGGGTAGTGCTGAGACTTTTGTTATCGGTGCAATGAGCCCCTCTCTTTATGTGGGAGTGCCATTCAACATTCCTCTCCTACTGAAAGATGGTTATGACCACTCAGCGAAGCCTCCTCCAAATCTTGAACCTGTACTCACATGCAG tgGCCTGGACCTGAGTTACGACAAAGTGGACAGCATTGGGACCACGTTCACCATCATTGGTGTCAAAGCAAGAGGAAAAGTCCTGAATTACCAACAGTCAAAG ACATATGAGCTGAGAGTGACCCTGCCTGGCCTGAAGGAAGACACACAGGCTATCCCGATCAGTCTTCTTCCTG GTAATGCACATGCTATCCATGTGACACCAGATGACAACCCAATCACAGTCCAGAATGGAAACCCTGTGATGTTTAATGTTGAAATTCACGATGAGGCCGGAAACATCACTGTTCACCCCAAACAAATTGTTCGCTGCCAG GTTGAGGGGTACCCACTGGTGACAACTGACTGCAGCACCACCGGAGCTGGACAGCTTGTGACAAAGCccataaacctgaaaatgatcaAGGGAGAACCACAAAACATCAAAGTTCATTTTGAGATGTCt agtcagaagaagaagaagattgcTATGGTTGTGAGGGACCTGAAGGTGGTGCCCAGTACAAGAGTCTCCCGCATGGAGCTCTATAGTGAGGGTGATGAGAATTTGATGCTAAGGAACGACGAAAAGATAAAGTGGCTGGCTGGAGGCTTGCTGGAGAACCTGTTCTACAAGTTGTATGATGAGGCTGGCAAAGAGGTACCTCTCACCGCTGCAATAGCCTCCAGGATCAAG GTTAACTGGACAGTAGATGTAAATCTGAAGGATTTGCTCCATGGCAAGCTGCCTGCGGTACAGGTGCCCACGCAGGTGCAGGAATCACGCTTCTACCAGGTGTCCTACCATGACCAGAGTGTGTCTGTCTCCTTCAACATAGC gcCTTGTCCAGATGAACCAGTACGACTGAAAGCAACTTTACCCCAAAGCACACTGAAGCTGGGGGAAATCCTACCTGGACACATCA ACTTGGAGCTTGTGGACCAGTATGATAATGCAACCAAGACGCTTACCTCCACCTGTAAGAACCATGTGACTGTGGAAGCTGAGGGTCTGGACAAATCGTCTGTTGTCTTTAAATGGcag GAGAACAGCAGTTCTATTCTGGTTACGGGGGTGCGGTTCCAGTCCGGGACTCCTGGCCGCAGAGAGATGTGCTTCACCTACAAGAGTTATGTGGAGTGCATCATAGTTAAAGTTGTCGCTGGCGTCCCTGCGGAGCTTAAACTATTCAGTGGGCCAGAGCAG CCTCTGCAGGTGTTGAATGACCAAGGCATCGCCACACCATTCCTCGTCCAACTGTGTGATGAGTGGGGAAACCCCACTACAGACCAGAGGGTGGTGGTACAATTGACATCTTCACCCCAGACACTAAAG GTGACGACAGCTGTTACATCACAACCCGTGAATGCAGAAGGGAAAGCCTCTTTCACTGTTAACCGTTTGAGTGGACCAAA GGGGTACTATCAGTTGGTGTTTAAAGGTTCTCTTAACCAGAAACCCATCCCTGGTCCATCAGTGAATCTCACTGTCATCCCCGATTCCACCAAACCTGTCAGCCTGTCAGTGGAGTATGACACCAACGCCACGTTTCCTGCCGGAGGCATCCTCCCGG tCTTCTCGGTGACTGTGGTGTCTGACGAAGGAGGCCCGATTACAACTTTTAAGCCCGCTGCTATATCCATGTTTCTGTGGAAGGGAGTGCCATCAGTAAAAACACCTCCACAAACG GCCATTGAGTTGAAGTGTAGTAAACCCATGGAGAATGAAAGGAATGACCAATTTCACTTCAG AGATAAAGAGATCCCAGAACATGTTGGAAAGCACAGCATCCAGTTTTTGCTAcgaataaacaaaacaaacatcctGTACAGTGATCAG ATTGCTATACTTGTTGTGGCCAATCAACCTGCCAAACTGGCACCCGACTCTCAGCCACCAACCCCAGTTGTTTCCTACAGTAAGGTCATTGCCAACCGAACCTTAGTGGAGAATATGACGCTGAGGATAATG GATTCATATGGAAATCCAGCAGGACAAGACCTGAACGGGATGGTGGTTGTTTCTATAAAGAACCCAAGTGGAGAAGGCAACAAAAGCCTCCCTCTGTTTGAAAGTAAAACCAACAGCTTTCAAATTAACTTGGTAGAAGGAAAGGTCCACATTACT AGGCTTGCTATCATGGAGAACAGCCCTGGTGAGAATGGAAGTACATACGTCCTCCTCTTCAACCCTGAAGTGTCAATGGTCCCCACGGCTCTGGCTCCCTTTGAGCTCCCCTTCCGTTTTCTCAATg atGCAGAGAACCAACGAAAAATGTATGCGCTGTCCAGGAAGAAAGATGAGCTCACTACTGCTGTTGCCAAATATACAGACATTTTTTCTACATATAATGCACTTCTTGATTTGCTTTCCT CTCATCACCGGGGCGCGACTAAGAAAGAGGCTGACATTAGGaatgagctgcagaggagaaacGTGGAAATAGCAGAAACG ATTCCAGATATTGACAGACTCCTAAACCAGAAGAAGATGGAAGTCCGCAGGCTGCTACAGACACCAAGAAGAGTTTGTTCTCTCCGTGATCCCTTTTGCGAGCAGCAGGATGTTTTGGGAATG GTTGGCCACTTGGCCTTAGTGCAGGACAATGATGCTGCAAGGGTTATCTCCTGGCATATCAGGGGAGACATGGATTGTGTCATCACCAAAACGACCGCAGCAGCATTGAAGCTACACGACGACACTGGTGGCAACCAGCAGGTCATGGCCCTTGACAGTGTTTATGTAACACCAGGCAACAG GACGCTGCCACACATAAGAAATGGCCGCAAGCTCTTTGATCCCCCTGGGAACCCAGTCTTCGCCAGAGATCTCCTGATCTACCCCCGCGAACAGGAGAGCTGTAACACTG CTTTTAAAAGTATCCTAGGAGAGACTATTCTGATTGATGACCTGAAGTCTGGAACCAGCTACAGAAAGGAG GTGATACAGTATAAGATGCCGTGTCCCACCATCCTGACCAGGCAGGGGGAAAGGATCCTTGGCAAGGGCAAGTTTGGAGGCGCACAGAACAAAGCCCCAGTGAATAACACAATAGTGTTTGGAGCCCCCCTCCCACAACATTACTACACTCTTAATGAACACATAG ACCTGATCTCCCAGCACAGGTTAGCTCTGGAGAAGAGGGATCTGACAGCAAAGGCACGTGaggatcatttaaaaaacatgcagTCGCCTGACATCCTACAAAAGCATCAagaaatgaaggagaaaaagaaacaccTGGAGGAGATTGAGAGACAACTTG TGTCAACCCCAGTAAGACCAGTGAAACGGAGTCTTGCTGGTGAGCCGTCCAGCACCAATGCAAAGAGAGCAAAATAG